The sequence below is a genomic window from Citricoccus muralis.
ATCGTCGGAATGTCCGTTGCGCCGTGTTCGACGTCGGAGAGCAGATCGCCCACCGCCTCGGCGCCGCCGCCCTGAAACACCTGCAACCGGCGCTCCAAATGCAACGGGATCATCGTGTATCGGAAGCTCACCTGATGCACGTCCTCGCCCACCACCTCCGCCAGCCGGTCAATGGCGTTGGCCAGGGTCTCCCCAAACCGTAAGTGGCGGCTGCTGTACCGGGGCAGCGACTGCGGATGCAACGGCCCGCGCAGTCCGCGCCCGTGCCGGTTCCGGCGACGTCGCGAACCTCCCGTCACCGGGGTTTCCGCGCCCTCGGCGGCGGTGATGGTGACGGAGGTGAACATGCACTCCAGTCTAGGCCGGAATCGCGGCACCTCGGAAGAGACGCCGGGACCGCGTGTGCTCTCCGGTACGTGCCAGCACAGCCGGTAGAGTGACGTGCTGTGGGAACGAATCGTTATTGCACCAAGACCGGCTGCCGCGGTGCCGCCGTGGCCACGTTGACGTACAACTATGCCGACTCGGCGGTGGTGCTCGGGCCCATGTCGCAACGGGCCGAACCCCACGCCTACGACCTGTGTCAGCGGCACTGCCGCACCATGACGGCCCCGGTGGGCTGGGAGCTGCTGCGCCTGGTCTCCCTCGAGGACCTGCAGGCCCCTCCCGCTGCAGATCCGGATGACCTGCTGGCCCTAGCCGATGCGGTCAAAGAAACTCCGGAAGAACAGGTCTCGACGTCCGACCCGCTGGACGACGTCACCCCCGATACCTCGGCCCACCGGGTGGATCGCAGCGTTCAGCCCGTGGCGGATTCCGACGTCGTCGATCCGCGCCCCGTCAGCGGTGAGACCCGGCCCAGTTTGAGGATCCTGCGCTGAGTCGAATCATGACTCGAGCCTCTGCGCGCGGCCGCGTGACGGTCTAGGCTGGAGAGCATGACGCAGAATCCCGCAGAAACCCCTGACCTCGCCGTGCCCACCACCGCCGGCCCCGGTACCGACCCTGCCTTCTCGAACCGGACCACCGTGCCCGGCGCCGAGTTCGACTTCACCATCCGCGACATCACCCTCGCCGAGGCCGGACGCCACCAGATCCGCCTGGCCGAGCACGAGATGCCCGGGCTGATGGCCCTGCGCGAAGAGTACGCCGAATCTCAGCCGCTGGCCGGGGCGCGCATCGCCGGTTCTCTGCACATGACCGTGCAGACCGC
It includes:
- a CDS encoding DUF3499 domain-containing protein; translated protein: MGTNRYCTKTGCRGAAVATLTYNYADSAVVLGPMSQRAEPHAYDLCQRHCRTMTAPVGWELLRLVSLEDLQAPPAADPDDLLALADAVKETPEEQVSTSDPLDDVTPDTSAHRVDRSVQPVADSDVVDPRPVSGETRPSLRILR